Genomic segment of Drosophila ananassae strain 14024-0371.13 chromosome 2L, ASM1763931v2, whole genome shotgun sequence:
ACTCTGGAGCGCTATGGCATGGGCTACGAGCAACTGAAGAAAGTGAATCCAAAGCTGATCTATTGCTCTTTGACGGGGTATGGGTCTGTGGGACCGTATGCGAAGCGACCGGGCTACGATGTGATTGCCTCTTCGGTCGGAGGACTCCTGCATATCACGGGGGAGCGAGACGGGCCACCCAGTAAGGTGGGCGTGGCCGTAACAGACGTGGCCACAGGTCTCTATGCTCATGGAGCTATTTTGGCGGCCCTCTACCAGCGGCATCGGACGCAACGCGGCCAGAAGATTGATGTGAACCTGCTGTCCACCTGCTGCTCCATGCTCATCAATGTGGCCGCCAACTACCTGAACGCCGGAGTTGAAGCGGAGCGTTGGGGCACAGCCCACTCCAGCATTGTTCCCTACGAAAGCTTCAAGACGCAGGATGGCTATCTCACCTTGGGCACCGGAAGCGACGCCCAGTTCCAGGAGCTGTGTAGACGCCTGAACGTGGAGTCCCTCTCACAGGATGCCAAGTTCAAGACGAATAAGGATCGGGTTAAGCACCGTGAGGAGTTGGTGCAACTTCTGGAACGAATCCTGGCCAAGGACACCTCGCGAAATTGGATGCAGTGCTTCGAGGGCGCTTCCTTTCCCGTGGGACCCGTGAACAATATACGCGAGGTGTTCGAGGATGAGCATATCCAGGCCATTGGCCTTGTCAAGACCCTGCCACATCCCAAGGCCGGCTCCGTTAAGTTGGTGGGACCGCCAGTGGTGTACAGTGATGCTCGGAATGATGCCCGTACAGCTCCGCCGATGCTGGGCGAGCACACGGACGAAGTTTTGGGAGAGCTACTGGGCTACAAGCAGGATGAGTTGGCCGAGCTAAGGGAACAAGGTGTTATTCAATAGGATGTgctgttttattttatctatgaATCTTTTGG
This window contains:
- the LOC6501110 gene encoding succinate--hydroxymethylglutarate CoA-transferase yields the protein MGMFLAQNRLLCRGFVNNRVCLQSLRNFAAATDNTKNKNTTTGNNNDSTASVNDSHPLQGVRILDLTRIIAGPYCTMVLADLGAEVIKVERPNFGDESRKWGPPFLENSTDSAYFLAPNRNKRSVCIDIKRGTKLLHKLAEISDVLVENYVPGTLERYGMGYEQLKKVNPKLIYCSLTGYGSVGPYAKRPGYDVIASSVGGLLHITGERDGPPSKVGVAVTDVATGLYAHGAILAALYQRHRTQRGQKIDVNLLSTCCSMLINVAANYLNAGVEAERWGTAHSSIVPYESFKTQDGYLTLGTGSDAQFQELCRRLNVESLSQDAKFKTNKDRVKHREELVQLLERILAKDTSRNWMQCFEGASFPVGPVNNIREVFEDEHIQAIGLVKTLPHPKAGSVKLVGPPVVYSDARNDARTAPPMLGEHTDEVLGELLGYKQDELAELREQGVIQ